From the Gemmatimonadota bacterium genome, the window TGGCAGCCCAGTCTCTTGAGGCAATGGGATACAATAACGTCATCTCCATGCGGGAGGGCTACACGGGCTGGAGCGCCGCCGGCTTTCCCACGGTCCAGGAACGTGCCCTGAACAAGGAAGAACGCCTGCGCTACTCCCGGCACCTGATCGTGCCGGAGATCGGCGAGCCGGGCCAGGTAAAAATCCTCGAATCGAAGGTACTGCTGGTGGGCACGGGAGGACTGGGCTCGCCTTCGGCCTACTATCTCGCGGCCGCCGGGGTGGGCACCATCGGCCTGATCGACTTCGATGTGGTGGACGTGACCAACCTGCAGCGGCAGATCATCCACGGCACGTCCGATATCGGCCGGCCGAAAGTGGTGTCCGCGCAGGAGACGATCAGCGACCTGAACCCCGACTGCAACGTGATCCTCCATGAGACCCGGCTCATGGCCGATAACATCATGGACATCATCAAGGACTACGACATCATCGTCGACGGCTGCGATAATTTCCCGACGCGGTACCTGGTCAACGACGCCTGCGTGCTGGCCGGCAAGCCGAACGTCCACGGCAGCATCTACCAGTTCGACGGGTACGCCACGGTGTTCCAT encodes:
- the moeB gene encoding molybdopterin-synthase adenylyltransferase MoeB encodes the protein MSQRLSSQELLAQVKGEVKEMSMEELKEKLDRKDDLVLIDVREQDEVDQGVIVGATHIPRGFLELRIENTESDRDREIVLYCAGGNRSALAAQSLEAMGYNNVISMREGYTGWSAAGFPTVQERALNKEERLRYSRHLIVPEIGEPGQVKILESKVLLVGTGGLGSPSAYYLAAAGVGTIGLIDFDVVDVTNLQRQIIHGTSDIGRPKVVSAQETISDLNPDCNVILHETRLMADNIMDIIKDYDIIVDGCDNFPTRYLVNDACVLAGKPNVHGSIYQFDGYATVFHPGEGPCYRCLYPEPPPPGAVPSCDEAGVLGVLPGTVGLIQATETLKLILGKGDSLIGRILMYDALDMTFQTFNVQKDPSCPLCGENPTVTELIDYEAFCGFAPAAG